One window of the Leptospira koniambonensis genome contains the following:
- a CDS encoding sulfurtransferase, with amino-acid sequence MKVIYIGLVCLFLGTFVSCDSGGGDSNSALAVLAGFGNAIPVSSAADLTNESAASYDDNEWGLVTSSRLESWVSDWQNQKPSHISGKLVILQSSLANNFSGDTSGRSYIKSDNANGVYVYHLDDFQAGFRFNQQRDTGLIRNSVRYQADGQTVDQWLKVFGINLNKDLVVFAVGSANNNGTAYTNGSQTQDITRGIYWLRYWGADIKHLAILNGDIRTNFTNATYLSASKDVAPNENGSFSVKQLRVDNTIITLTLEDIIKIAKNNGSASISGLTGTQIIVDARPTNQFDQTVGITNSGANHITTAWNDSGAPAAGVSGTPKKYVLFETRIKGAKTFPWASLLDTSATGYRFKDKATLAGIFANTGTGGAGYTTGATIVSQCRTNFEAQVNGFVSQNILGYPTVFYDGSLVEWTSLVAEYPDSTEGTSFNKLSLTSPFRTDTVDLSYAPGGNINYNSHSSGGTGSPYVTVAQADIDPSSTTTRKAQLEDKAYKY; translated from the coding sequence ATGAAGGTGATCTATATTGGGCTGGTATGCCTATTTTTGGGGACGTTTGTCTCCTGCGATTCAGGAGGTGGAGATTCTAATTCCGCTCTAGCGGTATTGGCCGGTTTTGGAAATGCAATTCCGGTCAGTTCTGCGGCGGATTTAACAAATGAATCTGCGGCTTCTTATGATGATAACGAATGGGGGCTTGTAACTTCTTCTCGTTTGGAATCTTGGGTAAGCGATTGGCAAAACCAAAAGCCATCTCATATCAGTGGAAAACTTGTGATCTTGCAGAGTAGCCTCGCGAATAATTTTTCGGGAGATACAAGTGGGAGATCCTACATCAAGTCTGACAACGCTAACGGAGTTTATGTATATCATCTGGACGATTTCCAAGCCGGATTTCGTTTTAACCAGCAAAGAGATACTGGACTTATTCGTAACTCAGTTCGTTACCAAGCAGACGGCCAAACTGTGGACCAATGGTTGAAAGTATTCGGGATCAATTTGAATAAAGACCTGGTAGTTTTTGCAGTAGGATCTGCGAACAATAATGGTACCGCTTATACGAATGGAAGCCAAACCCAGGATATCACCAGGGGAATTTATTGGCTTAGGTATTGGGGAGCGGATATCAAACATCTTGCGATCTTGAACGGAGATATCAGGACCAATTTTACGAATGCGACTTATCTCTCTGCGAGTAAGGATGTGGCTCCGAATGAAAATGGAAGTTTCAGTGTAAAACAACTTCGTGTAGATAATACGATTATCACTCTTACCCTGGAAGATATCATTAAGATTGCTAAGAATAATGGAAGCGCATCTATCAGTGGACTTACCGGAACTCAGATCATTGTGGATGCAAGACCTACAAACCAGTTTGATCAGACAGTTGGAATTACGAACTCTGGAGCGAATCATATCACAACTGCATGGAATGATTCAGGTGCACCTGCTGCAGGTGTGAGTGGAACTCCTAAAAAATATGTTCTGTTCGAAACTAGGATCAAGGGAGCAAAAACTTTTCCTTGGGCATCTCTATTAGATACTTCTGCGACCGGTTATAGATTTAAGGATAAGGCGACTCTTGCTGGTATTTTTGCGAATACTGGAACTGGGGGAGCAGGTTATACAACTGGAGCTACAATCGTTTCTCAATGTAGAACGAATTTTGAAGCACAGGTGAACGGATTTGTTTCTCAGAATATATTAGGATATCCTACTGTATTCTATGATGGTTCTTTAGTGGAATGGACTTCTCTTGTTGCGGAATATCCTGATTCTACAGAAGGGACTAGTTTTAATAAACTATCTTTAACTTCTCCCTTTAGAACGGACACGGTAGATTTGAGTTATGCCCCAGGTGGGAACATTAATTATAATTCACATTCTTCTGGCGGAACTGGAAGCCCTTATGTGACTGTGGCTCAGGCGGATATTGATCCTTCTTCGACTACAACTCGTAAGGCACAACTGGAAGATAAGGCTTATAAGTATTAA
- a CDS encoding DoxX family protein, translated as MLETLLATSSDIVPLVLRLTLGIVIFPHGAQKLLGWFGGYGFKGTYGYFTQTAGLPGIIAFLVIIGESFGSVALILGLLTRVSAIGIGIIMLGAALLVHREHGFFINWFGAQKGEGYEFQILAIGLAIALAIVGGGAYSLDLAILSSLN; from the coding sequence ATGTTAGAAACATTATTAGCAACCAGTAGCGACATCGTTCCTTTGGTCTTAAGATTAACCCTCGGGATCGTAATCTTCCCACATGGCGCTCAAAAATTATTGGGCTGGTTCGGCGGTTACGGATTCAAAGGAACCTATGGTTATTTTACGCAAACTGCAGGACTTCCAGGGATCATTGCATTCTTAGTTATCATCGGTGAATCATTCGGTTCCGTAGCATTAATCCTCGGATTACTCACTCGAGTTTCCGCAATTGGTATTGGAATCATCATGCTTGGAGCGGCCTTACTCGTTCATAGAGAACATGGATTTTTCATAAACTGGTTCGGAGCTCAAAAAGGAGAAGGTTACGAATTCCAAATTTTGGCTATCGGACTTGCGATCGCACTCGCAATCGTAGGTGGAGGAGCTTACTCTTTGGATCTTGCGATCCTTTCTTCTCTAAACTAA
- the sucC gene encoding ADP-forming succinate--CoA ligase subunit beta — MKIHEYQAKEILRRHNAKVPFGVVIDKKEDGAKAHEEVSSKTGASVVVVKAQIHAGGRGKGGGVKVTKTKEDALAAVDKILGMQLITPQTGPEGKKVLKVYLEQGINIAKEFYLSVLLDRAIRKTIIMASTEGGMEIEEVAETHPEKILKIAVDPGIGLQPNQASQLAFDLGLPAESHKSFKALLTSVYNAYIKEDASLLEINPLILTKENEIIAGDCKIDLDENALYRHPENAAFRDVSEEDPLEVQASEYNINYVKLDGNIGCMVNGAGLAMATMDIVKLAGAEPANFLDVGGGANVTTVTNGFKLILGDPNVKGIFINIFGGIVRCDRVALGIIEAAKAVNINVPLVVRLKGTNAEEGKKILNESGLNIIGEEDLRTAAKKVADAIK; from the coding sequence ATGAAAATTCACGAGTACCAGGCCAAGGAAATCCTGAGACGCCATAACGCCAAAGTTCCTTTCGGCGTAGTAATTGATAAAAAAGAAGACGGTGCAAAAGCCCACGAAGAAGTTTCTTCCAAAACAGGAGCATCTGTTGTAGTCGTAAAAGCCCAGATCCACGCTGGTGGTAGAGGAAAAGGCGGCGGAGTTAAAGTTACCAAAACTAAAGAAGACGCATTAGCTGCAGTAGACAAGATCCTAGGCATGCAACTTATCACTCCTCAAACTGGACCTGAAGGTAAAAAAGTTTTAAAAGTTTATCTTGAGCAAGGGATTAATATCGCGAAGGAATTTTATTTAAGTGTGTTATTAGATCGCGCGATCCGCAAAACAATCATCATGGCTTCCACTGAAGGTGGTATGGAGATTGAAGAAGTTGCGGAAACTCATCCTGAAAAAATCCTGAAGATCGCTGTAGATCCAGGAATCGGATTACAACCAAACCAAGCTTCTCAACTTGCTTTTGATCTTGGACTTCCTGCTGAATCTCATAAATCTTTCAAAGCTCTTCTTACTTCCGTTTATAATGCTTATATTAAAGAAGATGCATCTTTATTAGAGATCAACCCTTTGATCCTTACAAAAGAAAATGAGATCATTGCAGGTGACTGTAAGATCGACTTAGATGAAAACGCACTTTATCGCCATCCAGAAAACGCTGCCTTCAGAGACGTTTCCGAAGAAGATCCTTTAGAAGTCCAAGCCAGCGAATACAATATCAACTATGTTAAGTTAGATGGAAACATCGGCTGTATGGTTAACGGTGCTGGTCTTGCAATGGCAACCATGGACATCGTTAAACTTGCTGGCGCAGAACCTGCAAACTTCCTAGACGTGGGCGGTGGAGCTAACGTTACTACTGTTACTAACGGATTCAAACTGATCCTGGGAGATCCAAACGTTAAAGGGATCTTCATCAATATTTTCGGAGGGATCGTTCGTTGTGACCGAGTTGCTCTGGGGATCATCGAAGCTGCTAAAGCTGTGAACATCAATGTTCCATTAGTAGTTCGTTTGAAAGGAACCAACGCGGAAGAAGGTAAAAAAATCCTGAACGAATCCGGTCTAAACATCATCGGAGAAGAGGATCTTCGTACCGCGGCTAAAAAAGTGGCAGATGCCATTAAATAA